One Polaribacter sp. KT25b DNA segment encodes these proteins:
- a CDS encoding DUF983 domain-containing protein, translating to MMFKKGTKLYSISKGKCPKCQEGDFFKYKFTFNPSKVTKIHDHCPNCNLKYMLEPSFFYGAMYINYGITVAISIVVFLITKLGFDLNLLQSFLSVFIALVILAPINLRLSRIIWINMFVSYEEKK from the coding sequence ATGATGTTTAAAAAAGGAACAAAATTATATAGCATTTCAAAAGGCAAGTGCCCAAAGTGCCAAGAAGGTGATTTTTTTAAGTATAAATTTACTTTTAACCCTTCTAAAGTTACTAAAATTCATGATCATTGCCCTAATTGTAATTTAAAATATATGCTTGAGCCTTCATTTTTTTATGGAGCAATGTATATAAATTACGGAATTACTGTTGCAATTTCTATTGTTGTTTTTTTAATAACCAAACTTGGTTTTGATTTAAACTTATTACAATCTTTTTTAAGCGTATTTATTGCTTTAGTTATTTTAGCTCCAATAAATTTACGTTTATCTAGAATTATTTGGATAAATATGTTTGTTAGTTATGAAGAAAAAAAATAG